A region of Ramlibacter agri DNA encodes the following proteins:
- a CDS encoding Rieske 2Fe-2S domain-containing protein, which translates to MLVTKQPVLRRFWYAVMPMSKLAAGPQPFTLLGEDIVLWKKTDGQPAAVKDRCCHRTAKLSKGFVQGDHIACGYHGWQYDCSGACVKIPQQDTQAIPPGARVPAYHCAERFGYAWVALDDPLMPLLETEEEAQGHRRIHQFDETWNTGALRLMENSFDTAHFAFVHAGTFGQGDQPKPKHFALDETAYGFEARVLLEINNPPESHRITGTTDPVTTRSFSNQWHLPFLRKLGLAYPSGIRHTIYTCATPIDDGRIQLIQWLYRNDSEQDCPAALLNDWDMRVVAEDKDILDRGVDPNAPVDVSRREEQSMASDRPGLLMRKRLLALLQEHGEHGEHEAC; encoded by the coding sequence ATGCTGGTCACGAAGCAACCCGTGCTGCGGCGCTTCTGGTACGCCGTCATGCCGATGTCCAAGCTGGCTGCCGGCCCGCAGCCCTTCACCCTGCTGGGCGAAGACATCGTGCTGTGGAAGAAGACCGACGGCCAGCCTGCCGCGGTGAAAGACCGCTGCTGCCACCGCACCGCGAAGCTGTCGAAAGGCTTCGTACAAGGCGACCACATCGCCTGCGGCTACCACGGCTGGCAGTACGACTGCAGCGGCGCCTGCGTGAAGATCCCGCAGCAGGACACGCAGGCCATCCCGCCCGGCGCCCGCGTGCCGGCTTACCACTGCGCCGAGCGCTTCGGCTACGCCTGGGTGGCGCTGGACGACCCGCTGATGCCGCTGCTGGAAACCGAGGAGGAAGCGCAGGGCCACCGCCGCATCCACCAGTTCGACGAGACCTGGAACACCGGCGCCTTGCGGCTGATGGAAAACTCCTTCGACACCGCGCACTTCGCCTTCGTCCACGCCGGCACCTTCGGCCAGGGCGACCAGCCGAAGCCGAAGCACTTCGCGCTGGACGAGACCGCCTACGGCTTCGAGGCGCGCGTGCTGCTGGAGATCAACAACCCGCCGGAGTCGCACCGCATCACCGGCACCACCGACCCGGTGACGACGCGCAGCTTCTCCAACCAGTGGCACCTGCCCTTCCTGCGCAAGCTGGGGCTGGCCTACCCGAGCGGCATCCGCCACACGATCTACACCTGCGCCACGCCCATCGACGATGGCCGCATCCAGTTGATCCAGTGGCTGTACCGCAATGACAGCGAGCAGGACTGCCCCGCGGCCCTGCTGAACGACTGGGACATGCGCGTGGTCGCCGAGGACAAGGACATCCTGGACCGCGGCGTCGACCCCAACGCGCCGGTGGACGTGAGCCGCCGGGAGGAACAGAGCATGGCCTCGGACCGCCCCGGCCTGCTGATGCGCAAGCGCCTGCTGGCGCTGCTGCAAGAACACGGAGAACACGGAGAACACGAAGCATGCTGA
- a CDS encoding ABC transporter substrate-binding protein: MKSALTAIALAAATLLAHADDKVTFLTSWYAQAEHGGYYQAVATGIYKKYGLDVAIKMGGPQVNLMQVLAAGQADFVMGKDFQVLSGLEQGIPSVTVAAVFQKDPQGMMTHADVTRLADLKDKTILVASSGYTSWWPWLSAKYKLKPEQTRPYTFNLQPFFADPKVAQQGFPGSEPFTAQKEGQKVNFFLFADDGYPPYGNTIVAMQKTVKEKPELVQRFVKATLEGWKSYLANPAPGNALIKQDNPKMDDDTLAFGVKQMNALHFFDGGDAARQGPGVMTDARWKQTYELMVSSGLLKPNANWQQAYTLDFLKAH, from the coding sequence ATGAAATCTGCACTCACTGCCATCGCCCTCGCGGCGGCCACCTTGCTGGCGCACGCCGACGACAAGGTCACTTTCCTCACCAGCTGGTACGCCCAGGCCGAACACGGCGGCTACTACCAGGCCGTGGCCACCGGCATCTACAAGAAGTACGGGCTCGACGTCGCCATCAAGATGGGCGGCCCCCAGGTCAACCTGATGCAGGTGCTGGCCGCCGGCCAGGCCGACTTCGTCATGGGCAAGGACTTCCAGGTGCTGTCCGGCCTGGAGCAAGGCATTCCCTCCGTCACGGTGGCCGCGGTGTTCCAGAAGGATCCGCAAGGCATGATGACGCACGCCGACGTCACCAGGCTCGCCGACCTGAAGGACAAGACAATCCTGGTCGCCTCGAGCGGCTACACCAGCTGGTGGCCCTGGCTGTCCGCCAAGTACAAGCTGAAGCCGGAACAGACCCGCCCCTACACCTTCAACCTGCAGCCCTTCTTCGCCGACCCCAAGGTGGCGCAGCAGGGCTTCCCCGGCTCCGAGCCCTTCACTGCGCAGAAGGAAGGCCAGAAGGTCAACTTCTTCCTGTTCGCCGACGACGGCTACCCGCCCTACGGCAACACCATCGTCGCGATGCAGAAGACGGTGAAGGAGAAGCCGGAACTGGTGCAGCGCTTCGTCAAGGCCACGCTGGAAGGCTGGAAGAGCTACCTGGCCAACCCGGCGCCGGGCAATGCCCTGATCAAGCAGGACAACCCGAAGATGGACGACGACACGCTCGCCTTCGGCGTCAAGCAGATGAACGCCCTGCACTTCTTCGACGGCGGCGACGCCGCCAGGCAGGGCCCGGGCGTGATGACCGACGCGCGCTGGAAGCAGACCTACGAGCTGATGGTGTCCAGCGGCCTGTTGAAACCCAACGCCAACTGGCAACAAGCCTACACGCTGGACTTCCTGAAGGCGCACTGA
- a CDS encoding RidA family protein, translated as MSAMGTPMANYAAARRAGDFLFVSGVVAVDPARKAVVSSYEELPAHAREQLKTLGYDTGQMTVDIYEAPIVAQSWFVLDRIRTIAREHGADMEQAIKLAQYFRDLRHYPFYNRVRGLFYPTQPPASTVVEVARFMPGDAAVIEVEATIHLP; from the coding sequence ATGAGCGCAATGGGCACACCCATGGCCAACTACGCCGCGGCCAGGCGCGCAGGAGACTTCCTGTTCGTCAGCGGCGTGGTGGCCGTGGACCCGGCGCGCAAGGCCGTGGTCTCTTCTTACGAGGAACTGCCCGCGCACGCCCGCGAGCAGTTGAAGACACTGGGCTACGACACGGGCCAGATGACGGTGGACATCTACGAAGCGCCCATCGTCGCCCAGAGCTGGTTCGTGCTGGACCGCATCCGCACCATCGCGCGCGAACACGGTGCGGACATGGAGCAGGCGATCAAGCTGGCGCAGTACTTCCGCGACCTGCGCCATTACCCCTTCTACAACCGCGTCCGCGGCCTGTTCTACCCCACCCAGCCGCCGGCCAGCACGGTGGTGGAGGTGGCACGGTTCATGCCTGGAGACGCAGCAGTCATCGAGGTGGAGGCGACGATCCACCTCCCCTGA
- a CDS encoding FAD-binding oxidoreductase, with amino-acid sequence MNAPVSSIEQLQIALPDLDWVTDSARIARLSQDFSWFSPVLKRQLAGKAADAVVRPRNEDEVKQLVALCAKLRLPITIRGSGTGNYGQSVPLQGGVLVDMSGYNQFLWARGGAARAQAGIRLFDLERETRAACGMELRCMPSTYRSATLGGLFGGGFGGIGSINYGPLAARGNVLGIKALTIEEEPQVVELRGPEALLMHHLWGTNGLVLEVELALAPAYDWQEHFVVFSSFDDALEFGNAVAGGPGIVKREVALLADPIPAYLRGHGEHLPPGCHAIILAIAPSSEAAVRELAAQWRGEVTYSKNAEEIARTGRTLLEYTWNHTTLAAFKVDKTITYLQSAFVPGQHLQQVRHMEKLLSPEVQMHAEWIRGLDGQLTCTALQIVKFSTEERLQEIMQTYRDNGVRINDPHVFIVEDGKAGGELSPAVSEVKRRFDPLKLLNPGKTRAWQ; translated from the coding sequence ATGAACGCACCTGTTTCCTCCATCGAACAACTGCAGATCGCCCTGCCCGACCTGGACTGGGTGACCGACTCCGCCCGCATCGCCCGCCTGTCGCAGGACTTCTCCTGGTTCAGCCCGGTGCTGAAGCGGCAACTGGCCGGCAAGGCCGCCGACGCCGTCGTCCGCCCGCGCAACGAAGACGAGGTCAAGCAGCTGGTGGCGCTGTGCGCGAAGCTGCGCCTGCCCATCACCATCCGCGGCAGCGGCACCGGCAACTACGGCCAGTCCGTGCCGCTGCAAGGCGGCGTGCTGGTGGACATGAGCGGCTACAACCAGTTCCTGTGGGCGCGCGGCGGCGCGGCGCGGGCGCAGGCCGGAATCCGCCTGTTCGACCTGGAGCGCGAGACGCGCGCGGCTTGCGGCATGGAACTGCGCTGCATGCCCTCCACCTACCGCAGCGCCACGCTGGGCGGCCTGTTCGGCGGCGGCTTCGGTGGCATCGGCTCCATCAACTACGGACCGCTCGCGGCGCGCGGCAACGTGCTGGGCATCAAGGCCCTCACCATCGAGGAAGAACCGCAGGTGGTGGAACTGCGCGGCCCGGAAGCGCTGCTGATGCACCACCTGTGGGGCACCAACGGCCTGGTGCTGGAAGTGGAACTGGCGCTGGCGCCTGCCTATGACTGGCAGGAGCACTTCGTCGTGTTCTCGTCCTTCGACGACGCACTGGAGTTCGGCAATGCGGTGGCCGGTGGGCCCGGCATCGTCAAGCGTGAAGTAGCTTTGCTGGCGGATCCGATCCCGGCCTACCTCAGGGGCCATGGCGAGCACCTGCCGCCCGGCTGCCACGCGATCATCCTGGCCATTGCGCCCTCCAGCGAAGCGGCGGTGCGCGAACTGGCGGCGCAGTGGCGTGGCGAGGTCACGTACTCGAAGAACGCCGAGGAAATCGCCCGCACCGGCCGCACCCTGCTGGAATACACGTGGAACCACACCACGCTGGCGGCCTTCAAGGTGGACAAGACCATCACCTACCTGCAAAGCGCTTTCGTGCCGGGCCAGCATTTGCAGCAGGTGCGGCACATGGAAAAGCTGCTGTCGCCCGAGGTGCAAATGCACGCCGAGTGGATCCGCGGCCTGGACGGCCAACTGACCTGCACGGCGCTGCAGATCGTGAAGTTCTCGACCGAGGAGCGCTTGCAGGAAATCATGCAGACCTACCGCGACAACGGTGTCCGCATCAACGATCCGCACGTGTTCATCGTCGAGGACGGCAAGGCGGGCGGCGAGCTGTCGCCTGCTGTCTCCGAAGTGAAGCGGCGCTTCGATCCGTTGAAGCTGTTGAACCCCGGCAAGACCCGGGCGTGGCAATGA
- a CDS encoding ABC transporter permease, producing the protein MKPHTAKVLYPAIVAVILLTVWQGLVTGFKLPPYLVPSPILMLQTLVTDWQPLGLSLLFTLKITLLSFLTAVVVGVLVSFLFVQSRQVETALFPYAVLLQVTPIVAVAPLIIIWVKNPTASLVICATLVALFPIISNTTLGLRSIDPDLQSYFAMNRASRAQTLLRLRIPSALPYFFGGLRISSGLALIGAVVAEFVAGTGGTSTGLAYQILFAGYQLNIPRMFAALLLISLTGVGLFVLMAWLSKIALGSWHASELSRD; encoded by the coding sequence ATGAAGCCGCATACCGCCAAGGTGCTCTATCCGGCCATCGTCGCCGTCATCCTGCTGACGGTCTGGCAGGGCCTCGTCACCGGCTTCAAGCTGCCGCCCTACCTGGTGCCCTCGCCCATCCTGATGCTGCAGACGCTGGTGACCGACTGGCAGCCGCTGGGCCTGTCGCTGCTGTTCACGCTGAAGATCACGCTGCTGTCCTTCCTGACCGCGGTGGTGGTGGGCGTGCTGGTCTCCTTCCTGTTCGTGCAGAGCCGGCAGGTGGAGACCGCGCTGTTCCCCTACGCCGTGCTGCTGCAGGTAACGCCCATCGTGGCGGTGGCGCCGCTGATCATCATCTGGGTCAAGAACCCGACGGCCTCGCTGGTGATCTGCGCGACCCTGGTGGCGCTGTTCCCCATCATCAGCAACACCACCTTGGGGCTGCGCAGCATCGACCCTGACCTGCAAAGCTACTTCGCCATGAACCGGGCCAGCCGCGCGCAGACCCTGCTGCGCCTGCGGATCCCGAGCGCGCTGCCCTACTTCTTCGGCGGGCTGCGCATCTCCAGCGGCCTGGCGCTGATCGGCGCCGTGGTGGCGGAGTTCGTGGCCGGCACCGGCGGCACCAGCACCGGCCTGGCCTACCAGATCCTCTTTGCCGGCTACCAGCTGAACATCCCGCGCATGTTCGCGGCCCTGCTGCTGATTTCGCTCACCGGCGTCGGCCTGTTCGTGCTGATGGCGTGGCTGTCGAAGATCGCCCTCGGCTCCTGGCACGCAAGCGAGCTCTCCCGTGATTGA